In Georgenia soli, a genomic segment contains:
- the hemQ gene encoding hydrogen peroxide-dependent heme synthase — translation MSQPVPRIGEGADVESINASINYTMWSVFATAAPLPGDADVRASLVAAAQEAVAGTGVEVRGWYDVAGLRADADLMVWWHAATIEEVQDAYHRLLASDLGAFLEPVWSVVGLHRQAEFNKRHVPAYLAGEQPGDYLCVYPFVRSYEWYLLPAEERSAMLREHGMAAVDYPDVRANTVSAFALGDYEWILAFEAPELHRIVDVMRELRAVGARRHVREEIPFFTGPRVELAEWAERQPRA, via the coding sequence ATGTGGTCCGTCTTCGCCACGGCCGCCCCGCTGCCCGGGGACGCCGACGTGCGGGCCTCCCTCGTGGCCGCCGCCCAGGAGGCCGTGGCCGGCACCGGCGTGGAGGTGCGCGGCTGGTACGACGTGGCTGGGCTGCGCGCGGACGCCGACCTCATGGTGTGGTGGCACGCCGCGACCATCGAGGAGGTGCAGGACGCCTACCACCGCCTCCTCGCCTCGGACCTCGGTGCCTTCCTCGAGCCGGTCTGGTCCGTCGTCGGGCTCCACCGCCAGGCGGAGTTCAACAAGCGGCACGTCCCGGCCTACCTGGCCGGCGAGCAGCCCGGCGACTACCTGTGCGTGTACCCGTTCGTGCGCTCCTACGAGTGGTACCTGCTGCCCGCCGAGGAGCGCAGCGCGATGCTCCGCGAGCACGGCATGGCCGCGGTGGACTACCCGGACGTGCGCGCGAACACCGTCTCCGCGTTCGCGCTCGGTGACTACGAGTGGATCCTCGCCTTCGAGGCGCCCGAGCTGCACCGCATCGTCGACGTCATGCGGGAGCTGCGCGCCGTCGGGGCCCGCCGCCACGTGCGCGAGGAGATCCCCTTCTTCACCGGCCCGCGCGTGGAGCTGGCCGAGTGGGCGGAGCGCCAGCCCCGCGCGTGA
- a CDS encoding fructosamine kinase family protein — MSTYRKSDHGNPRTLHYEVAGLRWLAEASRAGGVAVAEVVAVWPDALETRIISHGAPTEQTAEAFGRALARTHAAGAPHHGCPPPGFGGHGFMGRATLPLRDAPPEDGGTWGEFYATDRILPYLEDAVANGSIDDDGARTVRRCAERVGAGTYDAPQPALVDGVARLHGDLWSGNVLWAPGTGATLIDPAAQGGHAESDLAQLAVFGAPYLDRVLAAYDEVSPLADGWPERVGLHQLHILIVHAALFGGPYGARTVSVAERYA; from the coding sequence ATGTCGACGTACCGGAAGTCGGACCACGGCAACCCGCGCACGCTGCACTACGAGGTGGCCGGGCTGCGCTGGCTGGCCGAGGCGTCGAGAGCGGGCGGGGTGGCGGTCGCGGAGGTGGTCGCCGTGTGGCCGGACGCCCTGGAGACGCGGATCATCAGCCACGGCGCCCCGACCGAGCAGACGGCGGAGGCCTTCGGCCGGGCGCTGGCCCGCACGCACGCGGCGGGCGCGCCGCACCACGGCTGCCCGCCGCCGGGGTTCGGCGGGCACGGCTTCATGGGCCGGGCGACGCTGCCGCTCCGGGACGCGCCGCCGGAGGACGGCGGCACGTGGGGCGAGTTCTACGCCACGGACCGGATCCTGCCCTACCTCGAGGACGCCGTCGCCAACGGCTCGATCGACGACGACGGCGCCCGCACCGTCCGGCGCTGCGCCGAGCGGGTGGGGGCCGGGACGTACGACGCGCCGCAGCCGGCCCTGGTGGACGGCGTGGCACGACTGCACGGGGACCTCTGGTCCGGAAACGTGCTCTGGGCTCCCGGGACCGGTGCCACGCTCATCGACCCCGCGGCGCAGGGCGGGCACGCCGAGTCCGACCTCGCGCAGCTGGCCGTGTTCGGGGCCCCGTACCTCGACCGGGTCCTGGCGGCCTACGACGAGGTCTCACCGCTCGCCGACGGGTGGCCAGAGCGCGTCGGGCTGCACCAGCTGCACATCCTCATCGTGCACGCCGCCCTGTTCGGCGGCCCGTACGGTGCGCGCACCGTCTCCGTGGCGGAGCGGTACGCGTAG
- a CDS encoding PIG-L deacetylase family protein, producing METLSLFDDTDLARVLAVVAHPDDMEYGGAAAVACWTARGVEVAYAVVTSGEAGIDSLAPERAKPLREREQREACARVGVTDLCFLGFPDGTVEYSLQLRRAIAAQVRRFRPDTVVTGGFRETWPGGVLNQADHVAVGRAVVDAVRDAGNRWVFPDLVGEGLEPWNGVQTVLAFGSPLSAHAVDVTEGFAAGVASLEAHAEYLAGLGDSAPVPAEMLGEMLGTTGRAVGVAHAVAVEVLRP from the coding sequence ATGGAGACGCTCAGCCTGTTCGACGACACAGACCTCGCGAGGGTTCTCGCCGTGGTCGCCCACCCCGACGACATGGAGTACGGCGGCGCCGCCGCGGTGGCGTGCTGGACGGCGCGCGGCGTGGAGGTGGCCTACGCGGTGGTGACCAGCGGCGAGGCGGGGATCGACTCGCTCGCACCGGAGCGCGCCAAGCCGTTGCGCGAGCGCGAGCAGCGGGAGGCGTGCGCACGCGTCGGGGTGACCGACCTGTGCTTCCTCGGCTTCCCGGACGGGACGGTCGAGTACTCGCTCCAGCTGCGGCGGGCCATCGCCGCACAGGTTCGCCGGTTCCGGCCCGACACCGTGGTCACCGGCGGGTTCCGTGAGACCTGGCCGGGCGGCGTGCTGAACCAGGCCGACCACGTCGCCGTGGGCCGGGCGGTGGTGGACGCGGTGCGCGACGCGGGCAACCGGTGGGTCTTCCCCGACCTCGTCGGCGAGGGGCTCGAGCCCTGGAACGGTGTGCAGACGGTGCTCGCGTTCGGCTCGCCGCTCTCCGCGCACGCGGTGGACGTCACCGAAGGCTTCGCGGCCGGCGTGGCGTCGTTGGAGGCGCACGCGGAGTACCTGGCCGGCCTTGGCGACTCCGCCCCGGTGCCCGCCGAGATGCTCGGCGAGATGCTCGGGACGACCGGGCGTGCGGTGGGGGTGGCCCACGCTGTCGCCGTCGAGGTGCTGCGGCCCTGA
- a CDS encoding phage holin family protein, translated as MRFVVQLLVNAAAIWFCAWLLDGIELAPTSSTGSTLLELAVVAAVFTVVNMFVRPVVALLSLPFYILTLGLFFLVVNALMLMLTGWITSFTDFGLQVDGFWNALVGGLIISVATWVLQLLIPGDQR; from the coding sequence ATGAGGTTCGTCGTGCAGCTTCTCGTCAACGCCGCCGCCATCTGGTTCTGCGCCTGGCTGCTCGACGGCATCGAGCTCGCCCCCACCTCGAGCACCGGGTCGACGCTGCTCGAGCTCGCCGTGGTGGCGGCGGTGTTCACGGTGGTGAACATGTTCGTCCGGCCGGTGGTGGCGCTGCTGTCGCTGCCCTTCTACATCCTCACGCTCGGGCTGTTCTTCCTGGTCGTGAACGCCCTGATGCTGATGCTGACCGGGTGGATCACCTCGTTCACCGACTTCGGCCTGCAGGTCGACGGGTTCTGGAACGCCCTCGTGGGCGGGCTGATCATCTCGGTCGCCACCTGGGTGCTGCAGCTGCTCATCCCCGGCGACCAGCGTTGA